In Triticum urartu cultivar G1812 chromosome 6, Tu2.1, whole genome shotgun sequence, the following proteins share a genomic window:
- the LOC125516435 gene encoding uncharacterized protein LOC125516435: protein MSISSPLEDEDLLREIFLRLPPLPSTLSRASLVCTRWRRILSDPRFLRRFSRHHPEPPLLGFFKGFRLRYSAFTPILDPPDRIPDERFFDRFLHSLRRHPPLGFSKGSLAFTSVFTPVFDPPNRIPAQRLFVPEHGVDWELLGCRHGLAVMLSESLCEVFVWDPLNGQQHRVPFPLELHDVKRESFCLCSATVMCADDQDGHVHQDCFLSPAFKLVLICTSRDLKTSFSCVYESASGVWGNIVSTSTTDMVLTLRPGILIGKTVYWLFHGREILAFDTERQTLRVIEIPAEAQHVNSWSFQLLRTDDDSVLGLAVKSEPGIHMWEGIHIWERKLNSDGLAGWVLMQKINQLEGIFSCAFRNAEMVGYDEELNVMILSTYSGDFMLHLKSMQIRLISKTDGWAHTVYFPYRNFYTAGRGVGWKWVDPNL from the exons ATGTCAATTTCATCGCCGCTGGAGGATGAGGACCTCCTCCGGGAGATTTTCCTCCGGCTCCCTCCGCTGCCGTCAACGCTCTCCCGTGCCTCCCTCGTATGCACGCGCTGGCGCCGCATCCTCTCCGATCCCCGCTTCCTCCGCCGTTTCAGCAGACACCACCCGGAACCTCCTCTCTTGGGCTTCTTCAAAGGGTTTCGTCTCAGATATTCCGCCTTCACTCCCATCTTGGACCCGCCCGACCGCATCCCCGACGAACGCTTCTTTGATCGGTTTCTTCACAGCTTGAGGAGACATCCTCCGTTGGGTTTCTCCAAAGGGTCTCTTGCCTTCACTTCCGTCTTCACTCCCGTCTTCGACCCGCCCAATCGCATCCCGGCCCAACGCTTGTTTGTGCCAGAGCACGGGGTGGATTGGGAATTACTTGGCTGCCGCCACGGCCTCGCCGTCATGCTCAGTGAGTCTCTGTGCGAGGTCTTCGTGTGGGATCCCCTCAACGGCCAGCAGCACCGCGTGCCTTTTCCACTAGAGCTCCATGACGTCAAAAGGGAGAGTTTCTGTTTGTGCAGCGCCACGGTGATGTGTGCTGACGATCAAGATGGGCATGTGCACCAGGATTGCTTCCTCAGCCCGGCCTTCAAATTGGTCTTGATCTGCACCAGTAGAGACTTGAAGACATCATTCTCTTGTGTCTATGAATCAGCGTCAGGTGTATGGGGGAATATTGTCTCAACGTCGACTACAGATATGGTTCTGACACTAAGGCCTGGCATCCTCATCGGGAAAACAGTTTACTGGTTGTTTCATGGACGCGAAATCCTTGCATTTGATACTGAAAGGCAGACCCTTCGTGTAATCGAGATTCCGGCAGAGGCCCAACATGTCAACAGCTGGTCCTTTCAGCTCCTACGGACAGATGACGATAGTGTTCTTGGCCTCGCCGTTAAGTCGGAACCGGGCATTCATATGTGGGAGGGCATTCATATATGGGAGAGGAAATTGAACTCTGATGGTCTTGCCGGATGGGTGCTTATGCAGAAAATCAATCAATTGGAGGGGATCTTTTCTTGCGCCTTCAGAAATGCAGAGATGGTGGGGTATGACGAGGAGTTAAATGTGATGATTCTGTCTACGTACAGTGGCGACTTCATGCTCCACCTTAAGTCGATGCAGATCAGATTAATTTCTAAAACGGATGGGTGGGCTCATACGGTTTACTTTCCCTACAGAAATTTCTACACTGCAG GCAGGGGAGTTGGGTGGAAATGGGTGGATCCAAATCTCTGA
- the LOC125517353 gene encoding uncharacterized protein LOC125517353 has protein sequence MARGKVAEWIRKRTMPRKSAARRQSKESGASEPILPSEAAPKSWSSSSGAPSGRGGGASTGVHSKSRASAFLSALLQRRSRVNVLAVLWEQVVYHMMWLVESVVVVGRLCFFLMRFGFKQL, from the coding sequence ATGGCGCGCGGGAAGGTGGCCGAGTGGATACGGAAGCGTACCATGCCGAGGAAGTCGGCGGCCAGGCGCCAGAGCAAGGAGAGCGGTGCGTCCGAGCCGATACTGCCGAGCGAGGCGGCGCCGAAGAGCTGGAGCAGCTCCAGCGGGGCGCCTAGCGGGAGGGGGGGCGGTGCCAGTACTGGAGTGCACTCGAAGTCCCGGGCGAGCGCCTTCTTGTCGGCGCTTTTGCAGCGGCGGTCGCGCGTGAACGTGCTGGCCGTGCTGTGGGAGCAGGTGGTGTACCACATGATGTGGCTGGTGGAGTCCGTGGTGGTGGTTGGAAGGCTCTGCTTCTTCCTCATGCGCTTCGGCTTCAAGCAGCTCTGA